From one Diachasmimorpha longicaudata isolate KC_UGA_2023 chromosome 8, iyDiaLong2, whole genome shotgun sequence genomic stretch:
- the LOC135165228 gene encoding programmed cell death protein 7-like, translated as MYSNHFVQPPPPFPSPCVPFIPQQAVFSTSGLSFVNSRLNQRKIDTDFFENFANSCVPSTEISKKSVKKCLGISETRQLMSLIKSLTISLENSTNILKANKNSPDFDWNRELEECKNLKSQIESWMIKLRENGDTSEFKKMVEQRRKKRMRIKRRKNAWKLQKSLKDERRNNLNKEIDNWIRSKQATIEKEKQEESLKKDADLVLSDVRGKRSDAKRYLNVLRELGNLRRVKAANARARGENLSGAADESFERIISGLTEHWSQLDREYSIEEQGLKLMLKTDKERVIDRRKRSGFDEWELAIFGRRLGSSRAGSDLGNLVMMRFAWDRFIHGSGGRIPLGWVMPEPPSSGAWQKCLKK; from the coding sequence ATGTATTCCAATCATTTTGTACAGCCTCCACCCCCTTTCCCGTCCCCATGTGTCCCATTCATCCCCCAGCAGGCGGTTTTCTCGACCTCCGGTCTCTCCTTCGTGAACTCACGCCTAAACCAGCGTAAAATTGACACTGATTTTTTCGAGAACTTCGCCAACAGCTGCGTTCCTTCCACAGAAATCTCTAAAAAAAGTGTCAAAAAATGTTTGGGCATCTCAGAGACCCGTCAATTAATGTCATTAATAAAATCCTTAACAATTTCCTTAGAGAATTCTACAAACATCTTAAAGGCCAACAAAAACTCTCCAGATTTTGATTGGAATCGAGAATTGGAAGAATGTAAAAATCTGAAGAGTCAGATAGAAAGTTGGATGATAAAACTGAGAGAAAATGGCGACACTTCCGAATTCAAGAAGATGGTTGAGCAGAGGAGAAAGAAGAGGATGAGGAtcaagaggagaaaaaatgctTGGAAGTTGCAAAAGAGTTTGAAAGACGAAAGAAGAAACAATCTtaacaaggaaattgataattgGATCAGGAGTAAGCAGGCGACGATTGAAAAGGAGAAGCAGGAGGAGAGCCTGAAGAAAGACGCTGATCTCGTTTTGTCTGACGTTAGGGGGAAGAGGAGTGATGCTAAGAGATATCTGAATGTGCTAAGGGAGTTGGGAAACCTGAGACGAGTGAAGGCTGCGAATGCCAGGGCTAGAGGGGAGAATCTGTCGGGTGCAGCTGACGAATCCTTCGAGAGAATCATCTCTGGGTTGACCGAGCATTGGTCCCAGCTAGATCGAGAGTACTCTATTGAGGAGCAAGGGCTCAAGCTAATGTTGAAAACTGATAAGGAGAGGGTGATTGACAGAAGGAAACGCAGTGGATTCGACGAATGGGAACTTGCCATTTTTGGGAGAAGACTGGGGAGTTCGAGAGCTGGGAGTGACTTGGGGAATTTGGTGATGATGAGATTTGCATGGGATAGGTTTATTCATGGAAGCGGGGGCAGGATACCTCTGGGGTGGGTCATGCCAGAGCCTCCGAGTTCTGGGGCATGGCAAAAATGtcttaaaaaataa
- the LOC135165232 gene encoding tubulin-specific chaperone A: MSDPRLRTLKIKTGVVKRLAKEKVTYEKEVTLQKERIQKYKDQGKDSHDIRKQEEVLQESLMMIPDCQRRLVKASEELKKILESEQDLKESESYIDAEKVLEEAEIQLHKDAEVLSVS, encoded by the exons ATGTCTGATCCTCGACTGCGAACACTAAAGATTAAAACCGGTGTTGTCAAACGTTTGGCAAAGGAAAAGGTGACGTACGAGAAGGAAGTCACCCTGCAGAAGGAGAGGATACAAAAGTACAAGGATCAAG GGAAAGACAGCCATGATATCAGAAAACAAGAAGAAGTTCTCCAGGAATCCCTGATGATGATTCCTGACTGTCAGCGCCGCCTTGTCAAAGCTTCCGAAGaacttaagaaaattctagAATCCGAGCAAGACCTCAAAGAGTCCGAGTCCTACATCGACGCCGAGAAGGTCCTCGAGGAAGCCGAGATTCAGTTGCACAAGGACGCCGaggttctctctgtctcctaa
- the LOC135165226 gene encoding protein prenyltransferase alpha subunit repeat-containing protein 1-B isoform X2: MFYWTQSFEIIPSPDSENRSPVYHDANSLGLASWCVQPLYTYAYTRLMELRLNKLRREDPSTVSRWLMGALLLNPDVSTFWNMRRELTKNGRLDPLEELRFTRAVLHHKAKCFEAFSYRRWLVQFTLIEQQHPNVDVESLLRTEMTVSGISADRYANNYHAWSHREHMISTYEALCPSSLGSLLVSEWEISGKWCSCHVSDHSGLSYRQFLLKRLLLLERQSTESRLAVVPEELARHRDVILDYVKGAKDPKEMLLNDGGSAEVLDVLHGCGRGRRSGVDYNRVLMGLSYWVEDCKLNEELIEAFPGHEALWYHRRFLAFALRRICLGYLKNSCYMADCFESRDSISLKGDESDDRKCLLEVAFEERNVEIVQRARKQCQGNVAEKFMKFLVVSGLRLEP; this comes from the exons ATGTTTTATTGgac CCAAAGTTTCGAGATAATTCCCTCCCCAGACTCCGAGAATCGTTCTCCCGTATACCACGACGCGAACTCACTGGGTCTGGCCTCCTGGTGTGTTCAGCCGCTCTACACTTATGCCTATACCCGCCTAATGGAGCTTCGCCTCAACAAGCTCCGCCGTGAGGATCCGTCCACCGTCTCCAGATGGTTGATGGGTGCCCTCCTGCTCAATCCCGACGTCTCGACTTTCTGGAACATGCGCCGAgaactgacgaaaaacggccGCCTGGATCCACTGGAGGAGCTACGATTCACCCGGGCCGTTCTCCATCATAAGGCCAAATGCTTCGAGGCCTTCTCCTACCGGCGTTGGCTGGTGCAGTTCACTCTCATCGAGCAGCAACATCCGAACGTCGACGTGGAGTCCCTCCTCAGGACCGAGATGACTGTCTCAGGAATATCAGCCGATCGTTATGCTAATAATTATCATGCCTGGAGTCATCGGGAGCACATGATATCGACTTATGAAGCGCTCTGCCCTTCCAGTTTAGGTTCTCTATTGGTGTCCGAGTGGGAGATCTCGGGTAAGTGGTGCAGCTGTCATGTGTCGGATCATTCCGGGTTGTCTTATCGTCAGTTCCTTCTCAAGCGACTGCTACTTCTGGAGAGACAGTCCACTGAGTCCAGACTTGCTGTTGTCCCCGAGGAATTGGCCAGACATCGGGACGTCATTCTGGATTACGTCAAGGGAGCCAAAGACCCTAAGGAGATGCTGCTGAATGACGGTGGCTCAGCGGAAGTTCTGGACGTCCTTCATGGGTGtggaagggggaggaggagtgGGGTTGACTACAACAGGGTCTTGATGGGGTTGTCCTACTGGGTGGAGGACTGCAAGCTTAATGAGGAGTTGATTGAAGCCTTCCCCGGACATGAGGCACTCTGGTACCATCGAAGGTTCCTCGCTTTTGCCTTGAGGAGAATCTGTCTGGGATACTTGAAGAATTCGTGTTATATGGCAGACTGCTTCGAGTCAAGGGACTCTATCAGCCTGAAGGGGGATGAGAGCGATGACAGAAAGTGTCTCCTGGAAGTGGCGTTCGAGGAGAGGAATGTGGAGATTGTTCAGAGGGCGAGGAAGCAGTGTCAGGGGAATGTTGCGGAGAAGTTTATGAAGTTCTTGGTGGTCAGTGGACTCAGGCTGGAACCTTGA
- the LOC135165224 gene encoding U3 small nucleolar RNA-associated protein 15 homolog has translation MAAGFKKTNPKVFAKVGPELTPDNIYWKKLSAPVLVKEFGPIDYIDFSPIEPHYFAVTCSVRVQVYNPITKLVTKNLSKFKEAAYGGSFRADGKLLCAGGEESVVKLFDVSTKSLLRVFTGHSAAVHRTFFTADGRHVASFSDDKTTALWDIPSEKQLVTFSEHEDYIRAGAVSPVSPDILLSGGYDKTVQMYDARTGKSVFSVNHEAPVESLVFLPSGGIFISAGGTEMRVWDALAGGRLLAKISHHHKTITCLKIASNGHRIVSGSLDRHVKIYDAGNYKAVHTLDYPNAVLSVGISADDETIVAGMVDGLISVRRREDDAKNDTKYKRKKMSYRRMGQNLHASTVDVVVPDERKDVMSKHDACLRKFQYSKALDCVMLNYVVNKTPHVTVAVLQELIRRQGLRQALAGRDGKSLTNFLKFLIRHVGNPRFGRVMLHVGNVLMDVYEEFLDELGPEPRLMFTQLEKKLKEEEELITNLAELQGTLHMILSGAEFSQPIAISEPQGLTASTAAQKNLVLSIS, from the exons ATGGCGGCGGGATTTAAGAAAACGAATCCCAAAGTTTTTGCGAAGGTTGGACCGGAATTGACCCCAGATAATATTTATTGGAAGAAATTATCG GCTCCAGTGCTGGTGAAAGAATTCGGTCCCATCGACTACATAGACTTTTCTCCTATCGAGCCCCACTACTTCGCAGTCACTTGCTCCGTGAGAGTTCAAGTCTACAATCCAATCACAAAACTAGTCACTAAAAATCTCAGTAAATTCAAAGAGGCAGCCTATGGAGGCTCTTTTAGGGCAGATGGAAAATTACTCTGCGCAGGTGGTGAGGAGTCAGTGGTCAAACTCTTCGACGTCTCGACGAAGAGTCTCCTCCGTGTCTTCACTGGGCATAGTGCTGCGGTTCACAGGACCTTCTTCACAGCTGATGGGCGTCATGTCGCCTCCTTCTCTGATGATAAAACTACAGCCCTTTGGGATATTCCCAGTGAGAAGCAGCTCGTGACCTTCAGCGAACACGAGGATTACATCAGAGCTGGGGCTGTCAGTCCTGTGTCACCAGATATTTTATTGTCTGGGGGGTATGACAAAACTGTGCAGATGTATGACGCCAGAACTGGCAAAAGTGTCTTCAGTGTTAATCATGAAGCACCTGTGGAGAGTCTGGTGTTTTTACCGTCTGGCGGAATTTTCATATCTGCTG GTGGGACTGAAATGAGAGTCTGGGACGCCCTGGCAGGTGGCAGACTTCTGGCAAAAATCTCCCATCACCACAAAACTATAACATGCCTGAAAATCGCATCAAACGGACACAGGATAGTCTCAGGATCTCTGGACAGGCACGTTAAAATTTACGATGCGGGCAATTACAAAGCTGTTCACACTCTGGACTATCCCAACGCCGTTTTAAGCGTCGGAATAAGTGCTGATGACGAGACAATTGTTGCTGGAATGGTCGACGGGTTGATCTCAGTACGGAGACGAGAAGACGATGCCAAGAATGACACTAAATACAAAAGGAAGAAGATGTCATACAGAAGGATGGGCCAGAATCTTCACGCCTCTACAGTCGATGTTGTTGTTCCTGATGAACGAAAAGACGTGATGAGCAAGCACGACGCTTGTCTGAGGAAGTTCCAATACTCAAAGGCCCTTGATTGTGTCATGCTTAATTATGTTGTGAATAAGACGCCACATGTTACTGTGGCTGTTCTTCAGGAGCTTATCAGGCGTCAGGGACTGAGGCAAGCACTTGCTGGAAGGGACGGCAAGTCTCTCACTAATTTTCTCAAGTTCTTGATCAGGCATGTGGGCAATCCGAGATTTGGGAGGGTTATGCTACACGTTGGAAATGTGTTAATGG ATGTTTATGAAGAGTTTTTAGACGAATTGGGACCAGAACCACGCCTGATGTTCACCCAGCTTGAGAAAAAACtaaaagaagaagaggaatTGATCACAAACCTGGCTGAACTGCAAGGTACCCTTCACATGATTCTCTCAGGAGCTGAATTCTCCCAACCAATCGCCATCAGTGAGCCTCAGGGCTTGACAGCCTCCACCGCAGCCCAGAAAAATCTAGTACTTAGCATATCATGA
- the LOC135165226 gene encoding protein prenyltransferase alpha subunit repeat-containing protein 1 isoform X1 translates to MQEDVFPAAEKILSDIENVLRKDVNLQSFEIIPSPDSENRSPVYHDANSLGLASWCVQPLYTYAYTRLMELRLNKLRREDPSTVSRWLMGALLLNPDVSTFWNMRRELTKNGRLDPLEELRFTRAVLHHKAKCFEAFSYRRWLVQFTLIEQQHPNVDVESLLRTEMTVSGISADRYANNYHAWSHREHMISTYEALCPSSLGSLLVSEWEISGKWCSCHVSDHSGLSYRQFLLKRLLLLERQSTESRLAVVPEELARHRDVILDYVKGAKDPKEMLLNDGGSAEVLDVLHGCGRGRRSGVDYNRVLMGLSYWVEDCKLNEELIEAFPGHEALWYHRRFLAFALRRICLGYLKNSCYMADCFESRDSISLKGDESDDRKCLLEVAFEERNVEIVQRARKQCQGNVAEKFMKFLVVSGLRLEP, encoded by the exons atgcaaGAGGACGTGTTCCCTGCTgctgaaaaaattctctcggACATTGAGAACGTGCTCCGAAAGGATGTGAATCT CCAAAGTTTCGAGATAATTCCCTCCCCAGACTCCGAGAATCGTTCTCCCGTATACCACGACGCGAACTCACTGGGTCTGGCCTCCTGGTGTGTTCAGCCGCTCTACACTTATGCCTATACCCGCCTAATGGAGCTTCGCCTCAACAAGCTCCGCCGTGAGGATCCGTCCACCGTCTCCAGATGGTTGATGGGTGCCCTCCTGCTCAATCCCGACGTCTCGACTTTCTGGAACATGCGCCGAgaactgacgaaaaacggccGCCTGGATCCACTGGAGGAGCTACGATTCACCCGGGCCGTTCTCCATCATAAGGCCAAATGCTTCGAGGCCTTCTCCTACCGGCGTTGGCTGGTGCAGTTCACTCTCATCGAGCAGCAACATCCGAACGTCGACGTGGAGTCCCTCCTCAGGACCGAGATGACTGTCTCAGGAATATCAGCCGATCGTTATGCTAATAATTATCATGCCTGGAGTCATCGGGAGCACATGATATCGACTTATGAAGCGCTCTGCCCTTCCAGTTTAGGTTCTCTATTGGTGTCCGAGTGGGAGATCTCGGGTAAGTGGTGCAGCTGTCATGTGTCGGATCATTCCGGGTTGTCTTATCGTCAGTTCCTTCTCAAGCGACTGCTACTTCTGGAGAGACAGTCCACTGAGTCCAGACTTGCTGTTGTCCCCGAGGAATTGGCCAGACATCGGGACGTCATTCTGGATTACGTCAAGGGAGCCAAAGACCCTAAGGAGATGCTGCTGAATGACGGTGGCTCAGCGGAAGTTCTGGACGTCCTTCATGGGTGtggaagggggaggaggagtgGGGTTGACTACAACAGGGTCTTGATGGGGTTGTCCTACTGGGTGGAGGACTGCAAGCTTAATGAGGAGTTGATTGAAGCCTTCCCCGGACATGAGGCACTCTGGTACCATCGAAGGTTCCTCGCTTTTGCCTTGAGGAGAATCTGTCTGGGATACTTGAAGAATTCGTGTTATATGGCAGACTGCTTCGAGTCAAGGGACTCTATCAGCCTGAAGGGGGATGAGAGCGATGACAGAAAGTGTCTCCTGGAAGTGGCGTTCGAGGAGAGGAATGTGGAGATTGTTCAGAGGGCGAGGAAGCAGTGTCAGGGGAATGTTGCGGAGAAGTTTATGAAGTTCTTGGTGGTCAGTGGACTCAGGCTGGAACCTTGA